The window TTTCGGCGCAACCTTGATGGAGAGCAGGGACAGGTTGCGTCTTGCTGTTGTTGAGAAAATTTCGATAAAAAAGAAAACATAAAAAATAAAAAAGGAGGGTTAAGGCATGGCTTACGATGCAGTTAAAATGGCCGATTGGCAGATTTCTGAAGCGGCCGAAGAGCATTTGAAGTCCATAGGGGATTTCCAGAAAGAGTTAGGATTGGCCAAAGATGAAATTATCCCTTATGGGAGGTTGGGAAGACTTGATTTCATGAAGATCATCAACCGTCTGCAAAACAAGCCCGATGGGAAGTACATCGATGTAACCGCCATTACGCCGACGCCACTCGGTGAAGGAAAGACCACCACCAGCATGGGCCTAATCGAAGGATTGGGGAAAAGAGGGAAAAATGTTGGGGGATGCATCCGCCAGCCTTCAGGTGGCCCTACTATGAATATCAAAGGGAGCGCGGCCGGCGGCGGAAACGCCCAAGCCATTCCCTTGACCGAATTTTCCATGGGACTGACCGGCGACATCAACGCCATCATGAATGCCCACAATTTGGCCATGGTGGCCCTCAATGCCCGGATGCAGCACGAGGCCAATTACACGGACGAGCAATTGGCCAAACGCGGGCTGAAACGTTTAGACATTGACCCCAAGAACGTGGAAATGGGCTGGATCATAGATTTCTGCGCCCAGGGTTTGCGGAATATTATCATGGGCATCGGCGGGAAGATGGATGGGTTCATGATGCCCTCCAAATTCGGCATTGCCGTCGGTTCCGAGCTCATGGCCATCCTTTCCATAGTCCGGGATCTGGCTGACCTCCGGGAAAGGTTAGGCAAGATCACCGTGGCTTATGACAAAAAAGGAAACCCGGTCACCACCAGCGACCTGGAAGTTGCCGGTGCCATGTGTGCCTGGATGGTTTCCAACATCAACCCCACCCTGATGCAGACCGTGGAAGGGCAACCGGTCATGGTTCACGCTGGCCCATTCGCCAACATTGCCGTGGGCCAATCTTCCATCATCGGTGACCGGATCGGGCTGAAAATGTTTGATTACCATGTGACCGAGAGCGGTTTTGGAGCGGATATCGGGTTTGAAAAATTCTGGAATGTGAAATGCCGCAACAGCGGACTCATCCCCAATGTGGCCGTGGTTACCTCCACGGTTCGGGCTTTAAAAATGCATGGCGGCGGACCCAAAGTGGTTGCCGGCCTCCCTCTCGATCCTTCCTACACCAAGGAGAATATTCCCCTTCTGGAAAAGGGAGTCGCCAACATGATCCATCATATCGGCATCGTCAAACAGGCTGGAATTAACCCGGTGGTTTGCATCAATTCCTTCCACACCGATACCAAAGATGAGATTGCCGTTTTGCGGAAAGCGGCTGAACAAGCCGGAGCCCGCGTGGCCGTCTCCTCCCACTGGGCCAATGGTGGAGATGGAGCCCTGGAGTTAGCGGATGCGGTCATTGATGCCTGCAACGACAAGGTGGATTTCAAGTTC is drawn from Deltaproteobacteria bacterium and contains these coding sequences:
- a CDS encoding formate--tetrahydrofolate ligase, giving the protein MAYDAVKMADWQISEAAEEHLKSIGDFQKELGLAKDEIIPYGRLGRLDFMKIINRLQNKPDGKYIDVTAITPTPLGEGKTTTSMGLIEGLGKRGKNVGGCIRQPSGGPTMNIKGSAAGGGNAQAIPLTEFSMGLTGDINAIMNAHNLAMVALNARMQHEANYTDEQLAKRGLKRLDIDPKNVEMGWIIDFCAQGLRNIIMGIGGKMDGFMMPSKFGIAVGSELMAILSIVRDLADLRERLGKITVAYDKKGNPVTTSDLEVAGAMCAWMVSNINPTLMQTVEGQPVMVHAGPFANIAVGQSSIIGDRIGLKMFDYHVTESGFGADIGFEKFWNVKCRNSGLIPNVAVVTSTVRALKMHGGGPKVVAGLPLDPSYTKENIPLLEKGVANMIHHIGIVKQAGINPVVCINSFHTDTKDEIAVLRKAAEQAGARVAVSSHWANGGDGALELADAVIDACNDKVDFKFLYPLEMPLRQRVETIAKKVYGANGVSWLPDAEAKAKKYEADPKFKDFATMMVKTHLSLSHDPALKGVPKGWNLPIRDILVFSGAKFLCPCSGTISLMPGTSSDPAFRRIDVDVKTGKVKGLF